GGGCGCTCCAGGGTCATGTTTGGCACCAACTATCCCATGCTCACCCCCGAAGTGTGTCTTGGCCAAGTCCCTACACTCGGATTAAGTGATGAGGTGCTGGAGATGTTCCTCCATGCCAACGCGGAGAGGGTGTTTGGCATCTGATCGACAATGCATTGCAATGCGCTGTGCATCTGTTGGTCAGCGATGAAAACCCCATCTGATGCCGCTATCCGGGTGTCTCTACTTTTTTACCTTTTTTACCAAGAACGGCACGGCATTTGTGCTGTCCCAGCGGTGAGGACCGTGGAAGACATCGTGCTTGGGGAATTCCGGGGATCCAAGGATTTCGTAGACGCGATGGGCTAACTCAATTTGCGGACGCACATTGTCCAGGCCGCCAGCGCCATTGAGAGAGTCTTCATCGCCGGTTTGAATCATGAGCGGGCGCGGCGCAATGAGCGCGCCGAGGTCGCCGTGATCCGCGTTTTCCCAGAGGTGGGGCACGTAATTGCACGAACAATTGTTGTGCATGTCGAGTAGCGACTCTTTTACTCCATAGTAATACCCGCTCACGACGGCCGCTTTCACGCGGTCGTCCAGCGCCGTGAACCATAGCGTTTGCAGGCCGCCGCCGCTGAGTCCGGCGCACCCCATGCGTTTGGCGTCACAATCATCGCGCGTCTCCACATAATCCGCGAGACGCATAAGGTCCCACACCCACATGCCCGTTACCGTCTGCCCCAGCGGCATGGCCATGTTGTTGAGCCACTGGCACGACTGCTGCAATATGCCTCGTTCCTTCGCCGCAAGCTCTTGCCGTTCGCCGAATCCGCGCGCGTCGGGACAGAACACAATGAAGCCCGCCTTGCACAAATCCACGCCGTAGGCGTAGTGATGCTCTTCGATGGATTTCGCTACGTCCGGGTTGTCGCCTACGCCCGCCACCGCAAGCTTACCGCCGCCGCCGTGTCCGTGCGGGGCGATCATCACCGGAAACGGTTTCTTGCCTTCCTTTGGAATGAGTACATACACAGGCATGACGATGCCAGGTTCGGTCTGAATCTCGACACGTTCCCGCGTGTAGTCGCCGCAATCGACACTCTCTGTAACGTTTGGATTAAGTGGCGCTCGCTTCATGGTGGGGATGCCGATAATCTCGCGCAGTTTTGCCCGTGCGGTTTCACGCCAGACTGCCACGTCGTTCGGCGTGGAGCCTGCAAAACGCAGCGCGCGACCTGTCTCGTCGAACCGCGCGCGCATGTACGGCTGCACCGAGTAGGGAGGTATTTCTGGTGTCTCCTGAGCTCGCGATGTCACGCCTGAGGCGAGAGCCAATGCGACCAATACAATCGCTCGCCGTAGCCGGACGCTTGCATGGCTCACGAACCGATCCCCATTGCGTCGGAAATGGCGCTCAGTCCAGGAATGCGCTTGCCCATGACGGCCGCCGCGATGGCCGCGAACACTACCAGCACGATGATGGCAAATAACGATCCGAAGAAAGCGTTAATCTGGGTCTTCCGTAGCGCCATGTCGCATTCCTCCCTCTTGTGCCTGATGTAGGCGATGCCAATGTGTGGCAGGCATCCTGCCTGCCGAGCCGATGTGTTACGCCGACACTTCCTCTACGATCTTCATCAGCCTGCGGCCGTATTCGGTGTACGATTCATACAACCAATTGTCGTTGTTGGCTTTCTGTCCCGTGTGAATGATGGCCGCAAGATGCGGTTCGATGGAGAACCCGCCGTCGTAACCTTTTTTCAGCAGGTCTCCGACGATTTCGCGCACGTATCCGTCGCCTTCACCGCAATAGGTGTACTCATCCTTGCCATCCACCTTGCGCGCGTCCTTGATGTGAACGTACACGATGTCATTGTAGACAGCCTGGTAATACTCCCACGCGTCTTGTCCGTACGTGACGGGGTTGCCTGTATCGAACACGACTTTAAGCGCGGGGCTATTCACTTCGCCCAACAAGATGTTGCTGTTTTCGGCGGAAAGACCACCCCAACCGCTGCAATTCTCGTGCGCCAAGGTGATGCCGCCGTCTTCCGCGAGCTTCGCCAAAGCTCGCATACGGCGAATTGCCTCATTACGCCATTCCGTATCGCTGATGGGGTTCTTCGGATCGTTGGGGTAGCTCATCACCCGGATAAACTGCGTGCCAAACCGGTGCATCCG
This Candidatus Hydrogenedentota bacterium DNA region includes the following protein-coding sequences:
- a CDS encoding amidohydrolase family protein translates to GRSRVMFGTNYPMLTPEVCLGQVPTLGLSDEVLEMFLHANAERVFGI
- a CDS encoding sugar phosphate isomerase/epimerase, yielding MFFSGISDEAGPAIETQIKAHKELGWNHMELRLVDGQNLTMLPDEAFDVVYEKVTAAGMNVSCFGSAIANWARPITCDPSIDIEDLNRAIPRMHRFGTQFIRVMSYPNDPKNPISDTEWRNEAIRRMRALAKLAEDGGITLAHENCSGWGGLSAENSNILLGEVNSPALKVVFDTGNPVTYGQDAWEYYQAVYNDIVYVHIKDARKVDGKDEYTYCGEGDGYVREIVGDLLKKGYDGGFSIEPHLAAIIHTGQKANNDNWLYESYTEYGRRLMKIVEEVSA
- a CDS encoding alpha/beta hydrolase family protein — encoded protein: MSHASVRLRRAIVLVALALASGVTSRAQETPEIPPYSVQPYMRARFDETGRALRFAGSTPNDVAVWRETARAKLREIIGIPTMKRAPLNPNVTESVDCGDYTRERVEIQTEPGIVMPVYVLIPKEGKKPFPVMIAPHGHGGGGKLAVAGVGDNPDVAKSIEEHHYAYGVDLCKAGFIVFCPDARGFGERQELAAKERGILQQSCQWLNNMAMPLGQTVTGMWVWDLMRLADYVETRDDCDAKRMGCAGLSGGGLQTLWFTALDDRVKAAVVSGYYYGVKESLLDMHNNCSCNYVPHLWENADHGDLGALIAPRPLMIQTGDEDSLNGAGGLDNVRPQIELAHRVYEILGSPEFPKHDVFHGPHRWDSTNAVPFLVKKVKK